The sequence GGAGCATTATCATTGATCCTAACTTTTATCAATTCGTGATCTTTCAGCGTTTCTGAGGTTTGATCTACAACTCCCTCAGAAATTCCTTCCTTACCAACATGAACAAGAGGATTTAAATCATGACTTTCTCCGGTGAGAAAACTTCTCTGTTTGCTGTTTAAATCTGTAATTAATAACACCTCCCGATGCTTATCTTACATAGTCAAATTCCTGTCTCCCGATGATCACTGTCATGCCGTTTTCAATCCCGGCTCTTTCCAGTTCCTCATAAAGGCCCTCATTCCGCAAAATAGACAGCATTCTGCGCAGCGAGGGTTCATCATTTAAATCAGTTCTATCTATAAGTTTTTCGACAAAATTGCCTTCTACTTTGAAACGATCAGGCGCCACCCTGTTTACAATAAATTTTTCACTCCTCTCATCAGAGGCATCTGGTGTGATAACTACTTCTTCGCTATCGCCGAACTCATCCTCCTGAACTGCGGATTCTTCTTCAATCTCTTCCAGAGCCTTACCTATTTCTTTTTTCAAAATTTCAACGCCTTCCCCTGTAGCAGCCGAAATGGGATAGACATCAAGCCCCATGCTTTGAAATTTTTTCATGAGATCAGCTATATTTTTGCGTGCCCGGGGAATATCAATTTTGTTCAAAACAATTATTTGATTAAGCTGAGCCAGTGATTGATTAAAACGTTGAAGCTCATTGTTAATTTTATGATAATCCTCTTCAGGCTGCCTTCCCTCGATACCAGAAGCGTCGATCATATGGACCAGAAGTCTGGTGCGCTCAAGATGTTTGAGAAACTGATCGCCCAAACCTTCACCCCGGTGAGCCCCTTCTATCAACCCCGGTACATCGGCTATTACATAACTTGAATAATCCTGATAATTGACCACTCCCAAATTGGGTTCTACAGTGGTAAAATGGTAATTGTCTATTTTTGGCCTGGCAGAAGTGATCATTGAGATAAGAGTAGATTTACCAACGTTGGGAAAACCTACTAATCCCACATCAGCCAAAAGCTTCAACTCAAGCTTCAGTATTTTCTTTTCTCCACTCTCACCGTTCTCGGAAAATTTAGGCGCCTGTCTGGAAGAACTCTTAAACCTGGCATTGCCCCTTCCTCCTTTTCCTCCTTGCGCTGCTACAAACTCCTCTTGATCTTCAGTCAAATCGGCAAGTTTTCTCCCCTGCCGATCAAAAACTACCGTACCAGGGGCAACTTTTATGATTTCATCCTTCCCGGCTCTGCCTTTTTTATTTCTTTCTGCTCCATTTTCTCCGTCCTGAGCTTCATATTTGCTTTTATATCTGAGATGGTTTAATGTATTTATACCCTCATCTACTTTTAAAACTACATCTCCTCCATCCCCCCCGTCTCCTCCATCGGGTCCACCTCTGGGTTCAAATTTCTCCTTTTGAAAGCTGACAGCTCCGTCACCTCCGCTGCCACCTTCCAATGTTATTTCAATTTCATCAACAAACATTATTAATCACCTCAATAAAAAATCCCTCAGTGAAAACTACTGAGGGCTGATAAAGCTGCATCTCAAATTTACAAAAGGTTTTTGAAAACAAATTTCTAAAATGATTAATTGGCAGCTTTTTGAACTACCGCATAATGTTCCGGCTCATAAACACTTACCTTGCGATTTGACTTGCCAGAACGCTCATAATTGACGTATCCATCGGTTTTGGCAAAAAGAGTATCATCGCTACCCCGACCTACATTGTAACCGGGATGAAACTTAGTGCCTCGCTGTCTGACGAGTATACTTCCCGCGGTTACAAACTCGCCATCAAATTCTTTTGCACCCAGCCTTTTAGATATACTATCTCTACCATTCTGCGTACTGCTTACTGCCTTCTTTTGGGCCATTTTTCCTCACCCCCTGAAAGTAAAATATATATTGCTGAAGAGAGATTATTCACCAACAATTTCATCAATTTTAATACGTGTAAAAGGCTGTCTATGTCCGGTCTTCTTTTTATAGCGTTTTTTGGCCTTGAATTTGAAAACCTCAACTTTTTTATTTTTGCCGTGTTCAAGAACCTCAGCTTTTACCTCAGCAGATTCCAGGACTGGCTTTCCAACTTTAAAATCTTCATCATCGGAAACAGCC comes from Halarsenatibacter silvermanii and encodes:
- the yhbY gene encoding ribosome assembly RNA-binding protein YhbY; the protein is MLLITDLNSKQRSFLTGESHDLNPLVHVGKEGISEGVVDQTSETLKDHELIKVRINDNAPVNAEESAEIISRRTSSEVVQIIGSVIILYKENPDDPQYNLPN
- the rpmA gene encoding 50S ribosomal protein L27, translating into MAQKKAVSSTQNGRDSISKRLGAKEFDGEFVTAGSILVRQRGTKFHPGYNVGRGSDDTLFAKTDGYVNYERSGKSNRKVSVYEPEHYAVVQKAAN
- the obgE gene encoding GTPase ObgE, whose translation is MFVDEIEITLEGGSGGDGAVSFQKEKFEPRGGPDGGDGGDGGDVVLKVDEGINTLNHLRYKSKYEAQDGENGAERNKKGRAGKDEIIKVAPGTVVFDRQGRKLADLTEDQEEFVAAQGGKGGRGNARFKSSSRQAPKFSENGESGEKKILKLELKLLADVGLVGFPNVGKSTLISMITSARPKIDNYHFTTVEPNLGVVNYQDYSSYVIADVPGLIEGAHRGEGLGDQFLKHLERTRLLVHMIDASGIEGRQPEEDYHKINNELQRFNQSLAQLNQIIVLNKIDIPRARKNIADLMKKFQSMGLDVYPISAATGEGVEILKKEIGKALEEIEEESAVQEDEFGDSEEVVITPDASDERSEKFIVNRVAPDRFKVEGNFVEKLIDRTDLNDEPSLRRMLSILRNEGLYEELERAGIENGMTVIIGRQEFDYVR
- the rplU gene encoding 50S ribosomal protein L21; amino-acid sequence: MYAVIRTGGKQYRVKEGDHLKVEKLDYEEGDSISFDEVLAVSDDEDFKVGKPVLESAEVKAEVLEHGKNKKVEVFKFKAKKRYKKKTGHRQPFTRIKIDEIVGE